The Rhodopseudomonas palustris genome window below encodes:
- a CDS encoding heme biosynthesis protein HemY → MLRIVLFLVIIALAAAGAAWVAEQPGEVVLSWNDWKASMTLPVFALVLGAGVVAVMLAWAVILGVLRAPGWMKRGRSSRRSARARNAITQGLLAVGHGDSSAARAHANAARRHAPHDPLALLLQAQSAQLEGDREGARRAFLAMAARKDTKSLGMRGLYIEAQRADDPYAALAIAEEALRLQPTCAWASQAVLGFRCARSDWTGALEILERNLSAGLIDKKAFRRQRAVLLTARATDLEESDESLARDSALEANKLAPTLVPAAVLAAKYLAEAHQVRRAMKVIEAAWQAQPHPDLASTYANLKPGDTATARLGRVENLVAKGPQQLESAVAIARAAIDAGSFSRARAALQPYLDMPTQRVAMLMAEIEHGDRGDTAKARAWTLRAVRALHDPVWTADGYVSDHWRPVSPVTGRLDAFQWQVPVSALPSNKVEVIDDKFHDALIASAAGEALPASTTAEAVTVTVEAAPEAPIVTPKETTVVADEPAKLDKPAKATEAPTEVATAPASSAAPLFHRRKEAAPVIPIVRAPDDPGVDEDAAPEEFAERSQAPAAGQSTGWRGYRPPR, encoded by the coding sequence ATGCTGCGCATCGTTCTGTTTCTCGTGATCATCGCGCTCGCGGCGGCGGGCGCTGCCTGGGTGGCCGAACAGCCCGGCGAAGTGGTGCTGTCGTGGAACGACTGGAAGGCGTCGATGACGCTACCAGTGTTCGCGCTGGTGCTCGGCGCCGGCGTCGTCGCCGTGATGCTGGCCTGGGCGGTCATCCTCGGCGTGCTGCGCGCACCCGGCTGGATGAAGCGCGGCCGCAGCTCGCGGCGCAGCGCCCGCGCCCGCAACGCCATCACCCAGGGCCTGCTCGCCGTCGGCCATGGCGACAGCAGCGCCGCCCGTGCCCACGCCAACGCGGCGCGGCGCCATGCCCCGCACGATCCGCTCGCTCTGCTGCTGCAAGCGCAGTCGGCGCAGCTCGAAGGCGACCGCGAAGGCGCCCGCCGTGCGTTCCTGGCAATGGCCGCCCGCAAGGACACCAAGTCGCTCGGCATGCGCGGGCTGTATATCGAGGCGCAGCGCGCCGACGATCCCTATGCGGCCCTGGCGATCGCCGAAGAAGCGCTGCGGCTGCAGCCGACCTGTGCCTGGGCGTCGCAGGCGGTGCTCGGGTTCCGCTGCGCCCGCTCGGACTGGACCGGCGCGCTGGAGATTCTCGAGCGCAATCTCTCGGCTGGCCTGATCGACAAGAAGGCGTTTCGCCGGCAGCGTGCGGTGCTGCTGACCGCGCGAGCGACCGATCTGGAAGAAAGCGACGAGAGCCTTGCCCGCGACAGCGCGCTGGAAGCCAACAAGCTGGCGCCGACCCTGGTGCCGGCGGCGGTGCTGGCAGCGAAATATCTGGCCGAAGCCCATCAGGTTCGGCGCGCCATGAAGGTGATCGAGGCCGCCTGGCAGGCGCAGCCGCATCCGGATCTGGCCTCGACCTACGCCAACCTGAAACCGGGCGACACCGCGACTGCGCGGCTCGGCCGGGTCGAGAATCTGGTCGCCAAGGGTCCGCAGCAACTCGAGAGCGCGGTTGCGATCGCCCGCGCTGCGATCGACGCTGGCTCGTTCAGCCGCGCCCGCGCCGCACTGCAGCCCTATCTCGACATGCCGACCCAGCGCGTCGCGATGCTGATGGCCGAGATCGAACATGGCGATCGCGGCGACACCGCGAAAGCGCGGGCTTGGACGCTGCGGGCAGTACGCGCGCTGCACGACCCGGTGTGGACCGCCGACGGCTACGTGTCGGATCACTGGCGGCCGGTGTCGCCGGTCACCGGACGGCTCGACGCGTTCCAGTGGCAAGTGCCGGTGTCGGCGTTGCCGTCCAACAAGGTCGAGGTGATCGACGACAAGTTCCACGACGCCCTGATCGCCTCGGCGGCCGGCGAAGCGCTTCCCGCCAGCACGACGGCGGAAGCCGTCACCGTCACGGTGGAGGCGGCCCCGGAAGCACCGATCGTGACGCCGAAAGAAACCACCGTTGTGGCCGATGAGCCAGCAAAACTGGACAAGCCCGCCAAGGCGACCGAGGCTCCGACTGAGGTGGCGACCGCACCGGCGTCGTCTGCGGCGCCGCTGTTCCACCGCCGCAAGGAGGCGGCCCCGGTGATTCCGATCGTGCGGGCTCCCGACGATCCAGGTGTCGACGAAGACGCGGCACCTGAAGAGTTCGCCGAACGCTCGCAGGCGCCTGCGGCAGGGCAGAGCACTGGCTGGCGGGGTTACCGGCCGCCGCGCTGA
- a CDS encoding HAMP domain-containing protein has protein sequence MQFDLSNRNLAQKISILVLGITLFASVAIGGVGEMVLHKVTDSHAKQAASVASLDRLVGQGGATLSPVRAADGSIVGMLVMQQDAGPVVMPASYEGQGLVVQASETVVTSTPDYGVGAARTMLLLAGVVVFAVVGLVGTRISRGLLAPLGELEKDVERLASGDTSVRIHALSRSDEIGRIARSIAKIQQSLIELAKLKSHRVLDGTNGILANLKEMWMDLKGAVSNAREMLFTDGRTVSETLSRSWSSWLHNGLGVPKRA, from the coding sequence ATGCAATTCGATCTGTCCAACCGAAACCTAGCCCAGAAGATCTCGATCCTCGTCTTGGGAATTACGCTGTTCGCCTCGGTCGCCATCGGTGGTGTCGGCGAAATGGTCTTGCACAAGGTCACCGATAGCCATGCCAAGCAGGCCGCGAGCGTTGCGTCGCTCGACCGCTTGGTCGGCCAAGGGGGAGCGACGCTGTCGCCAGTCCGCGCCGCGGACGGCAGCATCGTCGGCATGCTGGTGATGCAGCAGGATGCCGGGCCGGTGGTGATGCCGGCGTCGTACGAAGGTCAGGGTCTGGTGGTTCAGGCTTCGGAGACGGTGGTCACCTCGACTCCGGATTACGGTGTCGGCGCTGCCCGCACCATGCTGCTGCTCGCCGGTGTCGTGGTGTTCGCGGTGGTCGGTCTGGTCGGCACCCGGATTTCGCGCGGCCTGCTCGCCCCGCTCGGCGAACTGGAGAAGGACGTGGAACGCCTCGCCTCTGGCGACACCAGCGTTCGCATCCATGCGCTGAGCCGCTCGGATGAAATCGGCCGGATCGCGCGGTCGATCGCCAAGATCCAGCAGTCTCTGATCGAGCTGGCCAAGCTGAAGAGCCATCGCGTCCTCGACGGCACGAACGGTATTCTGGCCAATCTCAAGGAAATGTGGATGGATCTGAAGGGGGCCGTCAGCAACGCCCGCGAGATGCTGTTCACGGACGGCCGGACGGTCAGCGAGACGCTGTCGCGATCGTGGAGCAGCTGGCTGCACAACGGTTTGGGCGTTCCGAAGCGCGCCTGA
- a CDS encoding cobalamin B12-binding domain-containing protein, which yields MHTESIVSTVIPHLVVKHTSARTRVAQDPAEARAAELARLLIAPNLADAFDLIDKSLARASSPTALFTGLFEPTARSLGNLWSEDACSEFEVTIGLCHLQTAMRRISFDLLSAPLARSQPRSVLLVSQPGEPHSFCAALHAELLRQAGWNTVSEFPDTDRALSDLVANGWFDAVNISLSPALRREHWLPRMAETIRKLRAASRNPALAVVASGRVFAERSDAVALVGADAATISSVQIERCLMRSLLNRTARPAANFAWI from the coding sequence GTGCATACTGAAAGCATTGTCTCGACTGTTATTCCGCATCTCGTCGTCAAACACACCTCCGCCAGGACCCGCGTTGCGCAGGATCCAGCGGAAGCGCGCGCCGCGGAACTCGCCCGACTCCTGATCGCGCCGAACCTCGCCGATGCGTTCGACCTGATCGACAAATCACTGGCGCGGGCGTCGTCGCCGACCGCGTTGTTCACCGGACTGTTTGAACCGACCGCCCGCAGCCTCGGCAATCTGTGGAGCGAAGACGCCTGCAGCGAATTCGAAGTCACGATCGGCCTCTGCCATCTGCAGACGGCGATGCGCCGCATCAGCTTCGATCTGTTGTCGGCGCCGCTGGCGCGCTCGCAGCCGCGCAGCGTGCTGCTGGTGTCGCAGCCCGGGGAGCCGCATTCGTTCTGTGCGGCGCTGCATGCCGAGCTGCTGCGACAAGCCGGTTGGAACACCGTGAGCGAATTCCCCGACACCGATCGCGCGCTGTCGGATCTGGTCGCCAACGGTTGGTTCGATGCCGTCAACATCTCGCTGTCGCCGGCGCTGCGCCGCGAGCACTGGCTGCCGCGAATGGCCGAGACCATCCGCAAGCTGCGCGCCGCGTCCCGTAACCCCGCACTGGCGGTGGTCGCCAGCGGCCGCGTCTTCGCCGAACGCAGCGACGCCGTTGCTCTCGTCGGGGCCGATGCCGCGACGATCTCGTCGGTGCAGATCGAGCGCTGCCTGATGCGCTCGTTGCTCAATCGCACCGCGCGTCCGGCGGCGAACTTCGCCTGGATCTGA
- a CDS encoding RuBisCO large subunit C-terminal-like domain-containing protein, protein MTPDDIAGFHAKRTDLDLDQYIELDFDFECAGDPREAAAHLCSEQSTAQWRRVGFDEDFRPRFAAKVLELSAEPRPSGFSIPVECAARGEVHACRVTIAHPHGNFGAKIPNLLSAVCGEGVFFSPGIPLIRLQDIRFPESYLAAFDGPRFGIAGLRERLQAFDRPIFFGVIKPNIGLPPQPFAELGYQSWTGGLDIAKDDEMLADVDWCPLAERAALLGDACRRAADETGVPKIYLANITDEVDRLTELHDVAVAKGAGALLVNAMPVGLSAVRMLRKHATVPLMAHFPFIAAFSRLANYGIHSRVMTRLQRLAGFDVVIMPGFGPRMMTPEREVLDCIRACLEPMGPIKPCLPVPGGSDSAATLETVYRKVGSADFGFVPGRGVFGHPMGPAAGAASIRQAWDAIAAGIPVADHAASHPELAAALKAFGGR, encoded by the coding sequence ATGACGCCGGACGACATCGCAGGCTTCCACGCCAAGCGCACGGATCTCGACCTCGACCAATACATCGAGCTGGATTTCGATTTCGAATGCGCCGGCGATCCGCGCGAGGCCGCGGCGCATCTGTGCAGCGAGCAGTCGACGGCGCAGTGGCGCCGGGTGGGCTTCGACGAAGATTTCCGTCCGCGCTTCGCCGCCAAGGTGCTGGAGCTGTCGGCGGAGCCGCGTCCGTCGGGCTTCAGCATTCCGGTCGAGTGCGCAGCGCGCGGCGAGGTGCATGCCTGCCGCGTCACCATTGCGCATCCGCACGGCAATTTCGGCGCAAAGATTCCCAACCTGTTGTCGGCCGTGTGCGGCGAGGGCGTGTTCTTCTCGCCGGGCATTCCGCTGATCCGGCTGCAGGACATCCGCTTCCCCGAATCGTATCTCGCAGCGTTCGATGGTCCGCGCTTCGGCATCGCAGGCTTACGCGAGCGACTGCAGGCGTTCGATCGTCCGATCTTTTTCGGCGTGATCAAGCCGAATATCGGCCTGCCGCCGCAGCCGTTCGCCGAGCTCGGCTATCAGAGCTGGACCGGCGGTCTCGATATCGCCAAGGACGATGAGATGCTGGCGGATGTCGATTGGTGTCCGCTGGCCGAGCGCGCCGCACTGCTGGGCGATGCCTGCCGTCGGGCCGCTGACGAAACCGGTGTGCCGAAAATCTATCTCGCCAATATCACTGACGAGGTTGATCGGCTGACCGAGCTGCACGATGTCGCGGTCGCCAAGGGAGCCGGCGCGCTGCTGGTCAATGCAATGCCTGTCGGGCTGTCCGCAGTGCGGATGCTGCGTAAGCACGCGACCGTGCCGCTGATGGCACATTTCCCGTTCATCGCCGCGTTCAGCCGGCTGGCGAATTACGGCATTCATTCGCGGGTAATGACGCGACTGCAGCGCTTGGCTGGCTTCGACGTCGTGATCATGCCGGGCTTCGGTCCGCGGATGATGACGCCGGAGCGCGAGGTGCTCGACTGCATCCGCGCCTGCCTGGAGCCGATGGGACCGATCAAGCCGTGTCTGCCGGTGCCAGGCGGCAGCGATTCAGCGGCGACGCTGGAGACTGTGTATCGCAAGGTCGGCAGCGCCGATTTCGGCTTCGTGCCCGGCCGCGGCGTGTTCGGCCACCCGATGGGACCGGCCGCGGGGGCGGCATCGATCCGGCAGGCTTGGGACGCGATCGCTGCGGGCATCCCGGTAGCTGATCACGCCGCCAGCCATCCTGAATTGGCGGCGGCGCTGAAAGCTTTCGGCGGGCGCTGA
- a CDS encoding secondary thiamine-phosphate synthase enzyme YjbQ — MQIQRHRIELATTAPIQLIDITDQVRRFVTSSGIKDGLVTVSCLHTTARINVNEREEKLERDMLTFLKRFAPRDGDYLHNLDPVDGRDNAHSHLIGLFMNSSETIPVAKGAMVLGEWQSVFFIELDGPRERRGVELQIIG; from the coding sequence ATGCAGATTCAACGTCACCGTATCGAACTCGCCACCACCGCGCCGATCCAGCTGATCGACATCACCGATCAGGTCCGCCGCTTCGTCACATCGAGCGGCATCAAGGATGGTCTGGTTACGGTGAGCTGCCTGCACACCACCGCGCGGATCAACGTCAACGAGCGCGAGGAAAAGCTCGAGCGCGACATGCTGACGTTTCTGAAGCGGTTCGCACCGCGCGACGGCGACTATCTGCACAATCTCGATCCGGTCGACGGCCGCGACAACGCGCACTCGCATCTGATCGGGCTGTTCATGAATTCGTCGGAGACGATTCCGGTCGCCAAAGGCGCCATGGTGCTCGGCGAATGGCAGTCGGTGTTCTTCATCGAGCTCGATGGTCCGCGCGAGCGCCGCGGCGTCGAGCTGCAGATCATCGGTTAA
- a CDS encoding acyltransferase family protein — MRPAYRSDIDGLRAIAVLLVVGFHAFPAEIRGGFIGVDVFFVISGFLITSIICQALDRGDFSFATFYARRINRIFPALLLVLAACAIGGWFLLFPVDYRDAGKAIGFGAAFLANIALLHDAGYFDTASELNPLLHLWSLGVEEQFYLLWPPVIILAWRWRNGAVVAAVAILLASFVTNLLLTPAHQSAAFYLPVTRFWELMTGCLLAIATANRAAPFAQHAVTLRNIGAIAGLALIATGAALIDRSRAFPGWWAVLPVLGAALLIGTGPSTWVGRRLLGNRAMVYVGLISYPLYLWHWPVLAAIRIVRLGEEPPPLMKLIAVVVAFGLADFTYRFVEPKIRYRATRAKTAAAFAGVALVGLLGAGIYLASGFPARFSPSVQIVTRDHQAEAMLAYRLKSCFLGSGSTFARECDDAALPGVPRITLWGDSHAAHLYPGLRALQESEGGFVLSQYTTAGCPPIFGYVSAQTPGCTAANANARERLNAIKPDTVILVARQWHDYDGADRDPAAIDAMIKATLAELRSIRVRRIVVVGKFPSWRTPPKRILAQAYRSEAAGLISASEIPTRDGPPRLDRSEAEANEQLRAFFAALGVEFISPTPVYCNDQGCLLAVPGSGTPVTFDGSHLTIASSQFFVRQFAKELLGR; from the coding sequence ATGAGACCGGCCTATCGCAGCGATATCGATGGCCTGCGCGCGATCGCAGTGCTGCTGGTGGTTGGGTTCCACGCCTTTCCGGCCGAGATCCGCGGCGGCTTCATCGGCGTCGACGTCTTCTTCGTCATCTCGGGCTTTCTGATCACGTCGATCATCTGCCAGGCGCTCGACCGCGGCGACTTCAGCTTCGCCACGTTCTACGCCCGCCGCATCAACCGCATCTTCCCCGCACTGCTGCTGGTGCTGGCGGCCTGCGCGATCGGCGGCTGGTTCCTGCTGTTTCCCGTCGATTATCGCGACGCCGGCAAGGCGATCGGCTTCGGCGCTGCATTCCTCGCCAACATCGCGCTGCTGCATGACGCCGGCTACTTCGACACCGCCTCCGAGCTGAACCCGCTGCTGCATCTCTGGTCGCTCGGCGTCGAGGAGCAGTTCTATCTGCTGTGGCCGCCGGTGATCATTCTGGCGTGGCGCTGGAGGAACGGCGCAGTGGTGGCCGCAGTGGCGATTCTGCTGGCTTCGTTCGTCACCAATCTGCTGCTGACACCGGCTCATCAATCAGCCGCGTTCTATCTGCCGGTGACCCGGTTCTGGGAGCTGATGACCGGCTGCCTTCTGGCGATCGCCACGGCGAACCGCGCGGCGCCATTTGCGCAGCACGCCGTCACGCTGCGCAACATCGGGGCGATCGCCGGTCTCGCGCTGATTGCTACCGGTGCTGCCTTGATCGACCGCAGCCGCGCTTTTCCGGGTTGGTGGGCGGTGCTGCCCGTGCTCGGCGCCGCGCTGCTAATTGGCACAGGCCCTAGCACCTGGGTCGGGCGGCGGCTGCTCGGCAATCGCGCCATGGTTTATGTCGGGCTGATCAGCTACCCGCTGTATCTGTGGCACTGGCCGGTGCTCGCCGCGATCAGGATCGTGCGGCTCGGCGAGGAGCCGCCGCCGCTGATGAAGCTGATCGCGGTCGTGGTGGCGTTCGGGCTCGCCGATTTCACTTACCGGTTCGTCGAGCCGAAGATTCGCTATCGGGCGACCCGCGCCAAGACCGCCGCCGCTTTCGCCGGCGTCGCGCTTGTTGGGCTTCTCGGCGCGGGTATCTACTTGGCAAGCGGCTTTCCGGCACGCTTCAGCCCGAGCGTGCAGATCGTCACCCGCGATCACCAGGCCGAGGCGATGCTGGCATATCGGCTGAAGAGCTGCTTCCTCGGCTCGGGCTCGACCTTCGCGCGCGAGTGCGATGACGCCGCATTGCCCGGTGTGCCGAGAATCACACTGTGGGGCGATTCCCACGCCGCCCATCTCTATCCTGGGCTGCGCGCCTTGCAGGAGAGCGAAGGCGGCTTTGTGCTATCGCAATACACCACCGCGGGCTGTCCGCCGATCTTCGGCTACGTCAGTGCTCAGACACCGGGCTGCACCGCCGCCAACGCCAATGCGCGCGAGCGGCTGAACGCGATCAAGCCTGACACGGTGATCCTGGTGGCGCGGCAGTGGCACGATTACGACGGCGCCGACCGCGATCCCGCGGCGATCGACGCGATGATCAAGGCGACGCTCGCTGAACTGCGCAGCATCCGCGTCCGGCGGATCGTCGTGGTGGGGAAATTTCCGAGCTGGCGAACGCCGCCGAAGCGGATTTTGGCGCAGGCCTACCGGTCCGAGGCCGCCGGCCTGATCTCCGCATCCGAGATCCCGACGCGCGACGGCCCGCCCCGGCTGGATCGCTCGGAAGCCGAAGCCAATGAACAGCTGCGCGCTTTCTTCGCCGCGCTAGGCGTCGAGTTCATTTCGCCGACGCCGGTCTATTGCAACGATCAGGGCTGTCTGCTCGCCGTGCCCGGCAGCGGCACGCCGGTGACGTTCGACGGCAGCCACCTGACGATTGCGTCGTCGCAATTCTTCGTCAGGCAGTTCGCGAAAGAGCTGCTCGGCCGCTAG
- a CDS encoding TetR/AcrR family transcriptional regulator has protein sequence MADAAHLVIDPAVEAKLSPRERLIDSARSLFCRYGINSVGVDAIIEQAGTAKTTLYKLFGSKDGLVEAVLEREGQSWRSWFLESIDGPGGTARERLGRIGPALKEWFTRGDFYGCPFINAVGESDKNDDRMRSLAIAHKTIVLDRLTALCAEAGIEQPTEVAHTLGLVIDGAIVMALVTRDPSAADVAGRACAAVLPA, from the coding sequence ATGGCAGACGCTGCGCACCTCGTGATCGATCCCGCCGTCGAGGCGAAGCTGTCGCCGCGCGAGCGGCTGATCGACAGCGCCCGCAGTCTGTTCTGCCGCTACGGCATCAATTCGGTCGGCGTCGACGCGATCATCGAACAAGCCGGCACCGCTAAGACCACCCTCTACAAGCTGTTCGGCTCGAAGGATGGCCTCGTCGAAGCTGTGCTGGAGCGCGAGGGCCAGAGCTGGCGTAGCTGGTTCTTGGAGTCGATCGATGGGCCAGGCGGAACCGCGCGCGAGCGGCTCGGACGGATCGGCCCGGCGCTGAAAGAATGGTTTACCCGCGGCGACTTCTACGGCTGCCCCTTCATCAATGCGGTCGGCGAATCCGACAAGAACGACGATCGGATGCGGAGTCTGGCGATCGCGCACAAGACGATCGTGCTGGATCGTCTCACCGCTCTGTGTGCCGAAGCCGGGATCGAACAGCCGACCGAAGTCGCCCACACGCTCGGTCTGGTCATCGACGGCGCGATCGTGATGGCGCTGGTGACGCGCGATCCGTCGGCGGCCGATGTCGCGGGCCGCGCCTGCGCGGCGGTCCTGCCCGCCTGA
- a CDS encoding OsmC family protein, with amino-acid sequence MTKAATAVTACLTPDSPTALTGCLTPIDKAGLDDLIAKGKADPTVIKTLKCKTIAEGRFRHLNFIRSLPPYVVDEPPGLLGDDTAPNPSEASLAALGSCLAVGIHANAVAKGITVYKLEIELEGDLNITAVWGTGDLSDKPVGFTDVRAKVSFEADRPREELEALVAHARLWSPVANTFSRPVNLDVAMA; translated from the coding sequence ATGACAAAAGCCGCCACCGCCGTGACCGCCTGCCTGACCCCCGACAGCCCGACCGCCCTGACCGGCTGCCTTACGCCGATCGACAAGGCCGGCCTCGACGATCTGATCGCCAAGGGCAAGGCCGACCCGACGGTGATCAAGACGCTGAAGTGCAAGACCATCGCCGAAGGCCGCTTCCGACACCTCAATTTCATCCGCTCGCTGCCGCCCTACGTAGTCGATGAGCCGCCGGGCCTGCTCGGCGACGACACCGCGCCGAACCCGTCCGAAGCCTCGCTCGCCGCGCTCGGCTCGTGCCTCGCAGTCGGCATCCACGCCAACGCCGTCGCTAAGGGCATCACCGTCTACAAGCTCGAGATCGAGCTCGAAGGCGACCTCAACATCACCGCGGTGTGGGGCACCGGCGACCTGTCCGACAAGCCAGTCGGCTTCACCGATGTGCGCGCCAAGGTGAGCTTCGAAGCCGACCGTCCGCGCGAAGAACTGGAAGCGCTGGTCGCGCATGCGCGGCTGTGGTCGCCGGTGGCCAACACCTTCTCCCGCCCGGTCAATCTCGACGTTGCGATGGCCTGA
- a CDS encoding acyl-CoA dehydrogenase family protein translates to MLDVQSVSKGDATVLPGAEVVEAVRALAARELPPLVNTIDVDGHYPEAQMRAFGRLGAYAHHLPGMSPSVDLMTAINAMAAAGEHCLSTSFCMWCQDALGWYIYASDNQHLRTSVGPQIASGAALGGTALSNPMKSLFGIEPMRLKGRRGDGGYIVKGLLPYVSNLGADHYFGAIFEVEDGGNTRNVMAVIPCNAEGVSLADNAKFTALDGTRTFAVQMRDVVVPEAWVLADPVDPFIKRIRAGFILLQAGMAFGLIRDCLRLMQQTKAPLGHVNKYLDVQPEPIAEQLEAMEVEVARLAATPFEDDLGYWRAVIEARLAAGDASVAAAHAAMLHCGARGYVAGAVAQRRLREAYFVAIVTPATKQLRKMLADMAH, encoded by the coding sequence ATGTTGGATGTCCAGTCAGTGAGTAAAGGCGACGCCACGGTGCTGCCCGGCGCCGAAGTCGTCGAGGCGGTGCGCGCGCTGGCGGCGCGCGAACTGCCGCCGCTGGTCAACACCATCGACGTCGACGGCCATTATCCGGAAGCTCAGATGCGCGCCTTCGGGCGTCTCGGCGCCTACGCGCATCATCTGCCGGGAATGAGCCCGAGCGTCGATCTGATGACCGCGATCAACGCGATGGCGGCGGCCGGCGAGCACTGCCTGTCGACGTCGTTCTGCATGTGGTGCCAGGACGCGCTGGGTTGGTACATCTATGCGTCCGACAACCAGCATCTGCGGACCAGTGTCGGCCCGCAGATCGCCAGCGGCGCAGCACTCGGCGGCACCGCGCTGTCGAACCCGATGAAGTCGCTATTCGGGATCGAGCCGATGCGGCTGAAGGGCCGCCGCGGCGACGGCGGCTACATCGTCAAGGGCTTGTTGCCTTATGTCTCCAACCTCGGCGCCGACCATTACTTCGGCGCGATCTTCGAAGTCGAGGACGGCGGCAACACGCGCAACGTGATGGCGGTGATTCCTTGCAACGCGGAAGGTGTGAGCCTTGCCGACAATGCGAAGTTCACCGCGCTCGACGGCACCCGCACCTTCGCGGTGCAGATGCGCGACGTGGTGGTGCCCGAAGCTTGGGTGCTAGCCGATCCGGTTGATCCGTTCATCAAGCGGATCCGCGCCGGGTTCATCCTGCTGCAGGCGGGTATGGCGTTCGGCCTGATCCGGGACTGTCTGCGGCTGATGCAGCAGACCAAGGCGCCGCTCGGCCACGTCAACAAATACCTCGACGTGCAGCCCGAGCCGATTGCCGAACAGCTCGAAGCAATGGAGGTCGAGGTCGCGCGCCTCGCCGCGACCCCGTTCGAGGACGACCTCGGCTATTGGCGCGCAGTGATCGAGGCCCGGCTCGCCGCCGGCGATGCCTCGGTCGCGGCGGCGCATGCGGCGATGCTGCATTGTGGGGCGCGCGGCTATGTGGCCGGTGCCGTCGCACAGCGCCGGCTGCGCGAGGCTTACTTCGTCGCCATCGTCACCCCGGCCACCAAGCAACTCCGCAAGATGCTCGCGGACATGGCGCACTAG
- a CDS encoding sulfurtransferase yields MTDKVLVSPAELSEMIAAGGTVVIDTRDPATYAAGHIPGAVNVHDIFTYLATSTPEGIAEMRDKFAAIFGAAGLSGEETAVIAEQSMNTGFGQSCRGYVLLSYLGYPKVKILHGGTSAWVAAGLPTTTDVPTPAPKTFKVDPAAASILVDLEGMKAAVGDSSKVKLDTRDVDEWVGESSSPYGKDFCPRKGRIPGAVWIEWYRMMKPSAAGPMFKSPNEILAECATVGITPDTPVVLYCFKGARASNTLVALKEAGIKDVSLYFGSWNEWSRDPSLPIEQGLPYAAQPLMAAE; encoded by the coding sequence ATGACTGACAAGGTTCTTGTATCGCCCGCCGAACTCTCCGAGATGATCGCCGCCGGCGGCACCGTGGTGATCGACACCCGCGACCCGGCAACTTACGCGGCAGGACACATTCCCGGCGCCGTCAATGTCCACGACATCTTCACCTATCTCGCCACTTCGACCCCAGAAGGCATTGCCGAGATGCGCGACAAGTTCGCGGCGATCTTCGGCGCCGCAGGCCTGTCCGGCGAAGAGACCGCGGTGATCGCGGAGCAGTCGATGAACACCGGCTTCGGCCAGTCGTGCCGCGGCTATGTGCTGCTGAGCTACCTCGGCTATCCCAAGGTCAAGATCCTGCACGGCGGCACTAGCGCCTGGGTCGCCGCCGGTCTGCCGACCACCACGGACGTGCCGACACCGGCGCCGAAGACCTTCAAGGTCGACCCGGCCGCCGCATCGATCCTGGTCGATCTCGAAGGCATGAAGGCGGCGGTCGGCGATTCCAGCAAGGTGAAGCTCGATACCCGCGACGTCGACGAATGGGTCGGCGAAAGCTCTTCGCCCTACGGCAAGGATTTCTGCCCGCGCAAAGGCCGCATCCCCGGCGCGGTGTGGATCGAGTGGTACCGAATGATGAAGCCGTCGGCAGCCGGTCCGATGTTCAAATCACCGAACGAGATCCTCGCCGAATGCGCCACGGTCGGCATCACGCCGGACACACCAGTGGTTCTGTACTGCTTCAAAGGGGCGCGCGCCTCCAACACCCTGGTCGCCTTGAAGGAGGCCGGCATCAAGGACGTCAGCCTGTACTTCGGCTCCTGGAATGAATGGTCGCGCGATCCGTCGCTGCCGATCGAACAGGGTCTGCCCTACGCGGCACAGCCGCTGATGGCAGCGGAGTAA